Genomic segment of bacterium:
CTCCGGCATACCGGCGGCCCGCGGCCCCTGGAACGGCAGGACCATAACGGTCCCGGCGCGCACGCGGCCGCCGTTCACCGCGGCCCGCGCCTCCCGCTCGTCGAAGAATATCCGCGCCCGCCCCTTGAACTTGGCGGCCGCGGCCGCGGCCACCTTCACCGCCGCGCCCGCCGGCGCTATATTCCCAAAGAGTACTTTGACGCCGCCGCACCGCGAGAGGGGTTTGGTCGCCGGCCTTATCACTTCCTCGCGCGACAGGCCGTAGCAGGCGAGGCGCCGCGGGTTGCGTTCGAAGAAGCCCGTCTTCGCGAGGTCGTCGAGGTTCTTACGGACGCTATGTCCCGTAATGGTTAAGGCGTCGAGGCGGAGGTGGTCGCGTATCTCGGCCATCACCGCCGCCGCGCCGCCCGCGTACCAAAGAAACGCCGAGGGGTGCACGCCGCTGGGGCGAACGTTGGCAATAAACGGGACCTCCCCCTGGATCTCGTTATACGCCGCCAAATCGAACGGCAGCTCGAGCTCGGCCGCCAGCGCCGCCAGGTGCAGCAGCGCATTAGTCGAGCCGCCGACGGCGGCGTGGACCGCGAGGGCGTTATGCAGCGCGCGCTCGTCGACGACGTCCGCGAACCGGAGGCCGCGCCGCAACGCCTGCGCGAGCAGCGACGCGGCGTACCGGGCCGAGCGGATGAGCGCGAAGTCCGCGGCCGGTACCAACGCCGACGCCGGCGCCGCCACCCCCAGCGCCTCGGCCATAATCTGCATCGTGGCCGCGGTCCCCATAAAGGCGCAGCAACCGGCCCCCGGCGCCGCGACCTCGTCGAAGTGCCGACGCTCCGCTTCCGGCACCGGCCCGCGCGCCGCCTCCTGCGCCAACGTCGCGACGTACTCCAACGTCCGGCAGTCGTCGCTGGCCGGCATAACGCCGCCGGGGATTAAAACCGTCGGTAAATTCAAGCGCGCCCCGGCCAGAAGGTGCGCCGGGATAGCCTTGTCGCAGGAGGACACGAACAGCACGCCGTCGGCGTGGGCGGACGCGGCGTGCAGCTCCGCGGCGAGCGCCAGGATGTCGCGGGAAGCGAGCGAAAGCGCCATCGCCGGCGTCCCCTGGGTTATGCCGTCGCAGACGTCGGTGCAGCGGTAGTCGAGGGGGCGTACGCCCGCGGCCAGCAGCTCCTCCCGCGCCACCGCGGCGACGGCGCCGAGGTGATAGCTGCCGGGGTGGCTCTCCCCCGCCGCGGCCTCGACCACCACCAAAGGCTTGTCGAAATCTTCCCGGGTAAAACCGCACCCGAACCTGAGCGCCGCCACTTCGGCGCCGAGTTCGGCCATCGTTTCGCTACGGCGTTTCTTAGGCATCGAAACCCTCCAAGAGAACGGCTCGAGCCGGCGCGCCGTCCCCTTCCGCGAGCGCGAGCGGCAGCGCCGCCAAGAAATATTCCCCGGCCCGAACGTCGGCCAGATTCAAACCTTCCAGGACCATTACGTCCGCGGCCAGCAGCGTTTTGTGCGCCGGCGCGTCGGCCGCGTCGTACTCCTCGACGGACAGATAATCCCAACCCACGAGCGCGACGCCGCGCGCGGCCAGAACCCGCGCCGCCGCGGCCGTCAAGTAGACGTAATCGGTCGCGAAATCGTCCCGGGCCCAGAGCGCGGAGTTGTCGGTTTTAAATAAAACCCTCTCGCCGGCGACGGGCGCCAGCCTTTCAACGTCGGCGGCGTCGACGCGCGGCACGCCGGCCAGCTCGACGACCCGGCACGGCCCCACGAACGGCGCCGGGCCGACGGCCAAGACGTCCGCGCCACCCTCGACGAAATGGTACGGGACGTCGACGTGGGTGCCGGCGTGGCTGCCGAGCGTCAGGCGCGAAACCTCCGCGGCGTCGCCCCTCTTCCTGCTTTTAGCTGCGGTCTTCTCGAAGGGCGGGTCGCCGGGGTAAATCGGCATCCGCTCGCGCAGCGGAACGGAAATATCTATTACGCGCATGCTTGAGCGCTCGAGGTTATCATAATCGCACTACCGGGTCAAGGACGGCGCTCGCCGAAAAATATTGACAAGGGCAACTTTACCGTCTATAATCGATTAAGGAAACGCGCTTCCGAAGCGGCTTTATTTTTTAGGGTAGTTTGATAACTTTTTCACATATTCTCGAGCCGTAATGACGAAGCCCAAAAAGATACCCGGCACTACCGTCTCCCGCCTGTCGGTATACGTCCGGGCGTTACAGAAGTTGCGCCACGAGGGCGTCGTCACGACTTCCTCCGAAAAATTGGCCGAGCAGATAGGTTTGACCGCGGCCCAAATACGAAAAGACCTCGCGTACTTCGGCCAATTCGGCGTACCCGGGCGCGGGTACTACGTCGAAAACCTGTACAACGAGCTCGCGACCATCCTGGGCATAAACCGCCGGTGGGAGGTTGCGCTCGCCGGCGTGGGCCACCTGGGCTACGCGCTGCTGGCATACAACGGTTTTAAAAAGCAGGGCTTCGACGTCGTGATCGCGTTCGACAAGGACCCGGCGAAGATAGGCCAGACGTGGGAGGGCGTAAAGATATACGATATCGCGGAGGCGCCGTCGGTCCTGCCGGAGAGCGGCGCCGAGATCGGCATATTGGCGGTCCCGGCGACGCGCGCGCAGGAGGCTTGCGACGCGCTCATCGCGGGCGGCTTGAAGTCGATACTATCCTTCGCGCCGGGCCGCGTTATGGCGCCTCCCGACGTAACGGTGAAGCGGGTCGACCTCGCGATGGAGCTCGAGTGGCTCTCGTACTACGCGACCAACGCCGGCGAGCGCGGCTAGGGGAGCGCGGCGTGAACCACGGGAAATCCACTGTCCTGCCGCGGCGCGCGTCGCGGCGGCCTTTTTATAATGAAGGACCCGAGGGCGGCCGATGAAGAAAGGCTTATTCGTTCTGGCGCTCGTCGCGGCCGTCGTCGTCGCCCTCGTCGCCCTCTACAAATATTACGAAGCGGCTGTTTCCCGCAAGCCGGCGGAGGCCGTCACCGAAACGGTGGTCGTCCCGCCGGGTTACACTACGGCCGAAATCGCGGCCCTTCTTGTCGAAGAGGGCGTGATCGCCGAGGCGAAACCCTTCGTGTGGTATTGCCGCGTGAACGGCCTCGACGGGAAACTCCAGGCCGGCGAGTACGTATTATCCAGTGAGGACGGCATTCCGGCCGTCGCCGCGACGCTGGCCGCGGGCCGCGTACACGTCGCGAAATTTACGGTTCCGGAGGGTTACGACAAGAAGAAGACAGCCCGCGTCGTCGAGGCGGCGGGGATATGCTCGGCCGAGGAGTTCCTGAAAACCTGCCGCCGGGGCGACCCGCGGGGGCGCGTCTCGAGCGACGACCTGGAGGGCTACCTCTTCGGCGATACGTATAAGGTCTCGGCCGACGCCGGCGCGGACGACGCGGTCACGATGATGGTCGACCGCTTCTTCGAGGTCCTGGGCCCGGAAGGCCTCGCGCGCGCCGAGGGGTCGGGCCGGTCATTACAAGATATGGTCACGCTCGCCTCCATCGTGGAACGCGAGGCGCTGCTGGACGAGGAAAGGCCGCTGGTGGCGTCGGTATTCTCCAACCGCCTCGCCCGGGGAATGAGGCTCGAGTCCTGCGCCACCGTGATATACGCCCTGGGCGGCGACGTGGACCGTTTGACGATACAGGATCTGAAAGTGGACTCGCCCTACAACACGTACGTCCACGCCGGCCTTCCGCCCGGGCCCATATGTTCGCCGGGCCGCGCGTCGCTTATGGCGGCGCTCGACCCCGCCGAGACCGACTACCTGTTCTTCGTATCCAACGGCGACGGCAGCCACACGTTCAGCAAAACGCTGCGAGGCCACCTGGCGGCGCGCGCCGAAAAAAATAAGAAGTCGGGGAAAAAGTGAGCTTCCGGGAACGCTATAAACCGCCGGCCGCGCCCCCGGGCGACATCCTCGTCTGGGAGTTGGACATACCGGCCGCGGCGGAGGGCGCGGTGGTCGCCGTCTGCGACGGCTACGAGGGCAGGCTGCTGTTGCGTTCCAAGATGGACGGCCGCGCCGGCTCGTTCGCGGCCTGGGCCGCCCCCGCCTACCGCGACGACGTAGAAGCCCTGCTCGCCTACTTCGAACGCCGCCACGGCGTCAAGAGCGTAGGCCCCCGACCTTTTATGGAAAAGGACCTCGCCGCCGGAATGCACCTCTCGCCGCGGCGTAACACAAATTAATTATTACCAAACTACCCAAATTATTATGGCCAAGAAAAAGTTAAGCGCCCCGCGCACGGAGAAGAAGAAACGCGGCCCGGTTTACAGGACGATACGCGACATTATAATCATCGTCGTGGCGTTCGTCGTCATTCGGTTGTGGGTGGTCGAGGCCAACGTCATCCCGTCCGGCTCGGACAAGGACACCCTCCTCGTCGGCGACTACATCCTGGCGGAGAAAGTCATGTACCACTTCCGCGACCCGCGCCCGGGCGAGATAATCACGTTTATATTCCCCTACCGCGACATGACGCCGGGGCAGGCGGTCCGCTTCTTCTTGCGTAATATTTTAGGAGAGAGCCGCACCGGCCCCCGACTGCTCATCAAGAGGGTGGTGGGGTGCCCGGGCGACACGCTACAGATAAAGGACGGCGTGCTGCATCGGAACGACGAGGCGGTCGACGAGCCGTTCGTCAAAACGGACGCCGGCGGCGACTGGGGGCCGTACACCGTCCCGCCCGACCGTTACTTCGTAATGGGCGACAACCGCTACGACTCGGCCGACAGCCGCTTCATCGGGCCGGTGCCGCGCAAGTACGTTACCGCCAAAGCCGAAGTTATTTACTTTTCGCTCACGCCGACGACGTGCCCCAAACACGGAACCCCCATCGCCCGCGCGGACGACGACTGGCGGTGCAGCGGCGGCGGCGAGGAGATGCGCCTGGGGTGGGACTTCGAACCGGTGCCGCCGTGGCGCTTCGACCGCCGCATCCGGTGGTCTCGAATGGGCAAGGTCGTCCGCCTCCTGCGCTAAGGCGCGGGAGCGACCCTCTCCCGCCGGCGATACTCCGCCAGCACGTCGGCGTAAAAGCGCGCGCGGCGGCGCGCCCCTTCCCCCAAAGGGCCCGCGGCCGCGAACAACAGACGCCTTCCCCACAACGACACCTTGGAAACGGCGCGAACCGCCGCAGCGGCGAGGTCGCCGTGCCAACGGCGCGCGTAGCGAACCGCGCTCCGGTGCGACTCGACCACGACGACCGGGTCCGGCGTCCGCCGGCTGCCGCCGGTGTAATGGCGCACCGGCCCCGCCGGCACGTACCATATCTCGCCGCCCGCCTCGCGCAGCCGGCGGCAGAGGTCTACGTCCTCGCCGTATAAGAAGTAACCCTCGTCGAATCCCCCTACTCCGTCGAAGGCGGCCCGCCGCACGAGCATAAACGCGCCCGCCAACGCCTCCGCCGGCGCCGGCCCCCGCTCGTAATATCGCGCCGGGTAGTAGCGGTGCGCCAGCGGCGAGCCGGCCCACCGCGATTCCTCCAGGCCGGAGACGAGGAATAATAAGTTCAAGGCCGCGGGGGCTTTCCGCGCGCAGAACCGCTGCAGGCGGCCGTCGCGGCCTACGAGGCTGGGCCCGGCCGCCACGGCCCCGGGATTCTTCGCCAAGAAATCGCCGAGCGCGGCCACGACGCCGGGCGGCGCTTCCACGTCGGGATTGGCGAAGAGCAGCAGCTCGCCCCGGGCGCGGCGCGCGCCGACGTTGTTGGCCGCGGCGAAGCCGACGTTGCGCTCCAGCGCGACGACCTCCGCGCCGGCCTCCCTTGCCGCCGCCGCGCTGCCGTCGGTAGAGGCGTTGTCCACGACGACGACTTCCAGGCCGCCGGCGACCTCCTGGGCGAGCAGCGATGCAAGCGCCGCGCGTAGAAGGTCCGCGCAGTTGTAGCTGACGACCACGGCCGATACCGCGGGCGCGGTCACATCGAGCCCTCCAGTTCGCGGGCGAGGGCGGCTATGTTCACGAACGGGTCGCCGGCTTCCGAGCCGAGGTACGCCCGGGCGAAGGCCTCGCGGCCGGCGTCGAAGCGGCCCGGTGGCGACGCGAGGACGTCGTCGAGCGCGGCCGGGAGGTCCCGGGCGTCGCGTACGCCGACCGCGGCGCCGTACTCCACGTACGGTATGTAGTCCGGCACGCCCGCCAACAAGTTCACGTGGACCAGCGGGACGCCCGCCGCGACCGCGTCCACGCCTATCCCGGAGTGGCTCGCGACGACGACGGCCGCCCGGGCCAATACCTCCGACAACGGCGCGTCGCGGACGACGGCGGCGTCGGCCAAACGCTTATTTCGGATAACGGCGCGATACGGCGCCTCCGACTCCGCCGGGTGTGGCCGGAAGACGAGCGGTACCCCTCGCTCTTTCGCATACGCCGCGCCGGCCAACGCCAGAACGCGGTTGACGTCGGCGTCGTAATTGTTCGTCGCGACGACGACGGCGCGGCGTTCGTCCTCTCCCACCTCGATACTCTCCGACCGGCGCGCCGCTACCGCGGCGTAGGGCGAGCCGACGACGGCCAGTTTCTCGGGGGGCGCGCCCCCCTCCACCATCCAGTCGTAGCTCACCTGACCCCATACCGCCATCTTCGTCGAGCTGAGCGGCAGGTATCCGAACGTCGGGCCGCCGGTGATGTGGTTCTGGACAACCAGCGCCGGGACGCCGTCCCGGGCGGCCAACGCGGCGACGAGCCGGCCCGTCATGTGGACGTCGCTTAAGTGGACGACCAGCGCCGGCCGCCACCGCGCCAGGAAGCGCTCCGTAGCCGTCGCGAACGAGGCGAGCGTCGAGAGGTACGCGCCGGGCCGGAACGGGAAGTGCTCGCGGAAGAAAGCCGCGAGGCCGGGCGCGAGGCCGAACTCCTCGAACATACCGCGCCGCTCGAGCGCGGCGTAATCCGACGAGAGGGCCCGCAGCAGGCGTCCCGTACGACGCAGCGGCGGCAAACCCTCGAGCAAGGTGTCGCATATAATACCGGCCCGCCCCGCGGCCCGCGCCGCCGCCATCGTAGCCGCGACGTACGGCACGTCGCCGCCGTACGCCCGGCGGAATTCCTCGTACACGTCGAGCTCGAAGCGGCCGAATTGCCCCCAAAAGACGACGGCGCCCGGGCGCGTCATGCGGCGCTCGAGGCGGCCCGGCTGCAAGCCGCGGTACGCCTTCCGCCGCGCCGCGAGGAACATCGCGGGCCAGAGCCGCCGCACCGCCAGCCCCACGCGCCGGCCGAGCCGCGCGCCCCGGCGGCCCCCCGGCGACTCGTACGGGACGCCGCGCGCCGCCAGCGTCGCCGCTAGGAAAGAAGACCGCGGCGAGCCGTCGTCGATAAATATCACCTTCGCGGGTCGGTGGGTCGCGAGTATATGGTCCAACACGGCGCTAAGCCGCAGCCACGGCTCGAAAAAGCTGAAGAGGTCGGCCTGCGCCGCGGCACCCACCGGCACGCCGTCCCACTCCAGGAAGGCCCGGCCGCCCGCCACGTACCAGCGCTGCGTCATATCGGACGCTAGGCGGTAGCTCTCGTACGCGACGGCGTAATCCAGCCCGTCCTCGCCCAACGCCACGTCGGCCTCGTCGCCCAGGTACTCCCGCCAGCCGAAGGAAACTTTCGGCGTAGCGGGAAGCTCCCGCCGCGCCCGCGCCAACGTGGCGTCGCTCCACACCAGCGCTATTTCGCCCGCGCCGATAACCTCTCCTTTACGAGCGACCACATCTTAGTTACGAAACCCGTCTCGCGCTCCACGTAGTAGCCGAAGGCCGCGACGGTCGGCAAGAACAACGTTACGCGGAAGACGAAATTCAAAGCGTCCGCGGTCGTACGCGCCGCGTCGGGCGCCAGGCGCGCGACGACGAGCGAGCCGCCGTAGAAGGCGAAGAACAGGCCGGCCGCCACCGCCGCCGGCGGCAAGAGTAAATACCCGAAAGCCCGCGGGACCGTTCGGAGCGGCTGCGACATCAGCCGCCACGCCGAGAATTGCACCACGCACGCGAACGTAACCAATCCCGTCGACGCCCCCGCCGCCACGCCCACCAAACCCCACCCGGAGCGAACCGCTAACCAGATGAGCGCGAAGGCGAGGAGGAGCGAGACGCCCTGCGCCACGGCGATGGTCCGGAACCGGCCCAGCGCGATCAAGACGTATGCCGCCCCCTGTACGCCGCCCTGGCAAGTTATACCCACCAACAGCGCCGCGACCACCGGCACCGAGGGCCCGTACGCCGGCAAAACGTACCGGATAAACGGGACCATACAAATTAATACCAGGCCGCCGAGCGACGCGACCAGGTACGTCACGAACAGCGACGGCTCGAGCAGGTACTCCTCGAAGGCGCGCCGGTCGCCGTCGCGCGCCAGGCCGTAGATGCGCGGCGCCATCGCCTGACCCACGTTCATCGGGAGGAAATACACGAACGTTACCACCGTGACGCCCAAAATGTAATGCCCCACGTCGCGCGGCGTAAAGAAGTGGATGACCATCAGGCGGTCGATCGACTGTAGAAGGAACCCCAACGCGCCGATGCCGGCCAGCGGCAGCCCTATCGGCAGGAGTTTCCGCATCAACGACCAGTCCGGCCAGGGCCCCGCCCCGGCCCGAGTCCAAATCGTCCCCATTACCGCGACGACGGCGCCGCCGATAACCAACCCGATGAAGACGCCGTACAGGCCGTATATTAACAGGAAACCCACTACCAGCCCGAAGAGGACGACCGCCTTCAACGCCGTGAACAAGAAGGCCGCGCCGAACTGGCGGCGCGCGCGAAAGACCGTCGTGAAGTACGTCTCGAGTCGGGTCGTTATCAAAAGAAACGCGAACGCTAAAAGCCCCCAGGAGATAACGTCGACGTACCGGCCCCACGTCGCCAGCGCGTAGATTACGACGACGGCCGCCGGCACCGCCGACGTCAACAGGTTGAACGAATACCCTACCTTGGCGAGCCGGTCCGCATGATCGGAAGACCCTTGTTTTAAAGCGTACGGGACCTCGCGCCCCACCGCGGTCGTTACGCCGAGCTGTAGGTACGCGCCGTATTTCGTGATGAGGCCCAGCGCGCCCAGGACGCCGTAAAGGGCCGGGCCCAGGTACCGCGGGACGATTACGCCCCTGACCATAGCGAGGAGTTGCTCGACGATGGCCGCGCCCCACAACTTGGCCGCGTCCGCCGCCAAGAGCGCTCTGCTTTCGGTACCCTCTTCTCTTACCGTCAACGCGGCCTCCGAAGCGTCGCGGCGAAGCCGCCGTTGCTGCGGTGGCGGTGCGGCCAGGTCCGAAGAAACGACCCGTCGCAAACGTCGCCGAACTCGTCGCTACCGCACGGTACGAGCTCCACGGAAGTACGCGCCGTCACGTTCTCCACGACCTGCTCGTTTTCCTCCGGCTCGAGCGAGCAAACGTTGTAGACGACCGCGCCGCCCGGCGCCAGCATGTCGACGGCCCGGGCGAGCAGGGCCTCTTGCGTCGCGGCCGCGGCGGCGACGTCCTCCTCCCGCACGCGCCACTTCACGTCCGGCTTGCGCCTTATTACGCCGAGGTTCGTGCACGGCACGTCCAAAAAAACGTAGTCGGCCCGCGGCAACTCGTCCTTCAATACGTCCGCCTTCCTTATCTCGATATTCCCTAAGCCGAGCCGAACGGCCGCCGCGGCGCACGCCTTCAACTTACGGCCGTTACCGTCGACGGCTACGACCTTGCCGCCCGGGCCCACGGCCCAGGCGAGCTGGACCGCCTTGCCGCCCGCGCCCGCGCACAGGTCCCACACGGTAGCGCCCGCCGGCGGCGCGAGCGCGCGCGGCCCGAGCGACGACGCCGGGTCGAGCACGGCGAACAACCCCTCGCGGAAGGCGTCGAGTTCGACGAGCCCCTTATCCCCCAACGCCACCGCCAGCGAACCGAACGGCCCGTCGGTTATGCCGCAGCCCTCGGCCGACAAACGCGCGGCCAGCTCGTCGCGGCCGGCGCGCGCCGGATTGGCGTAGACGTTCAGCGGCGCGGGTTCGTTATCGGCCTTCAACAACGCCTCGGCCTCGGCCGGGCCCAACCGCTCGAGCCAACGCCGGACGAGCCACTCGGGATGCGAATACGCGACCGCCAACCGCGCGACGTCGTCGCCCTCGGGGAACGCCGGCGCGTCCCGCGAGGCGACGCGGCGGAGCACGCCGTTGACGAAGGGGGCGAGGCCGGCGTAGCGCGACGCCTTAACCGCGGCGACGGCCTGGTCCACCGCGGCGTACGCCGGCGTGTTTAAAAAGAACAACTCCGCGGCGCCGACGCGCATTATATCTACGACCACGGCCGGGACCTTTCGAAGGGATTTGGTCGCCGCGCGCTCGAGCTGGTAGTCGAGGAGGCGCCGGTGCCGGACGACGGTCTTGACCAGCTCCTCGGCGAAGGAGGTGTCGCGGCGCCCGAGCTTGCCGCGAACAGTAAGCTCGAGCGCGAGGTCCAACCTGGCCCCGCGCCGAACCGCGGCCAAGGCCGCCACGGCGGCGGCCCGCGGCGAGTACGCGCCGGCCTGCTCTTCTGTCTCCCGAGCCATAGCTGCGGACGGTTTAAACGCCTTGATAGTAAAAGCCGAACGCGGCGCCGCTAAGCCGCCTGCGCGGCTACGAACGACGGCGCGCCCGGCGGCCTTTACGACCCGAGCTTTTCCTTTAACTTCGCGATGCTCGCCACCGGCGTCGGGTCGACGCCGCGCAGCAGCGACAGGTAGTACGAGGCCAGGTCGCCGAAGTAGATGAGCTCGAAGAGCGCGGCCATATCCTCTTCGGCGGCGGCGCGCACTTCGGTTACGCCGTGGACGACGGGGGCTATAAGCTCGAGCGCGGCGTCCACCTGGCGGCCTTCGGCGTCGGCCTCGCGCGCGGGGCGGAAGACGATGACGTGCAGCCGCTTCGCCACGTCGTTGGGCGCCTCGAACGCGACGAGCTCATTATGGCTTAGCTCGGGGAAGGAGTGGCCGGAGGCGTAGTACTTGGCGTTCTCGGCGAGTTCGGCCCGGCAGCGCTCCGCCGCCACGGCCGCGAGCGGCCCGGCGCCGTAAACCGCGGCCCCGCCGGCCGCGCGCAGCGCGCGGGCGAGCGCCTTGGCCGCGTTCTCGGCGGCGGGAACGTCGAAGCCCCACCGCCGCCAGCACTCCCGCAGGTGGGACGCGACCGCCGCCGCGGCCGGGAACTCGAGCGGCCCCGACGCGCGGAAGTAGCCCATCAGGCCGCCGGCCATATAGCCGAGCGAGCACCGCGGCGGCCTGTCCG
This window contains:
- a CDS encoding dihydroxy-acid dehydratase, which gives rise to MPKKRRSETMAELGAEVAALRFGCGFTREDFDKPLVVVEAAAGESHPGSYHLGAVAAVAREELLAAGVRPLDYRCTDVCDGITQGTPAMALSLASRDILALAAELHAASAHADGVLFVSSCDKAIPAHLLAGARLNLPTVLIPGGVMPASDDCRTLEYVATLAQEAARGPVPEAERRHFDEVAAPGAGCCAFMGTAATMQIMAEALGVAAPASALVPAADFALIRSARYAASLLAQALRRGLRFADVVDERALHNALAVHAAVGGSTNALLHLAALAAELELPFDLAAYNEIQGEVPFIANVRPSGVHPSAFLWYAGGAAAVMAEIRDHLRLDALTITGHSVRKNLDDLAKTGFFERNPRRLACYGLSREEVIRPATKPLSRCGGVKVLFGNIAPAGAAVKVAAAAAAKFKGRARIFFDEREARAAVNGGRVRAGTVMVLPFQGPRAAGMPELFYLTEALAGHPRLGSSVALVTDGRFSGGTRGLCVGHVSPEAAAGGLLAAVRDGDTIEIDAGRAKLNVVETAGGARGRGVQAALERRLEETPAFEAGRRKGLFGLYTALAGPAERGARMEW
- a CDS encoding cyclase family protein, which translates into the protein MRVIDISVPLRERMPIYPGDPPFEKTAAKSRKRGDAAEVSRLTLGSHAGTHVDVPYHFVEGGADVLAVGPAPFVGPCRVVELAGVPRVDAADVERLAPVAGERVLFKTDNSALWARDDFATDYVYLTAAAARVLAARGVALVGWDYLSVEEYDAADAPAHKTLLAADVMVLEGLNLADVRAGEYFLAALPLALAEGDGAPARAVLLEGFDA
- a CDS encoding redox-sensing transcriptional repressor Rex, producing MTKPKKIPGTTVSRLSVYVRALQKLRHEGVVTTSSEKLAEQIGLTAAQIRKDLAYFGQFGVPGRGYYVENLYNELATILGINRRWEVALAGVGHLGYALLAYNGFKKQGFDVVIAFDKDPAKIGQTWEGVKIYDIAEAPSVLPESGAEIGILAVPATRAQEACDALIAGGLKSILSFAPGRVMAPPDVTVKRVDLAMELEWLSYYATNAGERG
- the mltG gene encoding endolytic transglycosylase MltG gives rise to the protein MKKGLFVLALVAAVVVALVALYKYYEAAVSRKPAEAVTETVVVPPGYTTAEIAALLVEEGVIAEAKPFVWYCRVNGLDGKLQAGEYVLSSEDGIPAVAATLAAGRVHVAKFTVPEGYDKKKTARVVEAAGICSAEEFLKTCRRGDPRGRVSSDDLEGYLFGDTYKVSADAGADDAVTMMVDRFFEVLGPEGLARAEGSGRSLQDMVTLASIVEREALLDEERPLVASVFSNRLARGMRLESCATVIYALGGDVDRLTIQDLKVDSPYNTYVHAGLPPGPICSPGRASLMAALDPAETDYLFFVSNGDGSHTFSKTLRGHLAARAEKNKKSGKK
- the lepB gene encoding signal peptidase I; protein product: MAKKKLSAPRTEKKKRGPVYRTIRDIIIIVVAFVVIRLWVVEANVIPSGSDKDTLLVGDYILAEKVMYHFRDPRPGEIITFIFPYRDMTPGQAVRFFLRNILGESRTGPRLLIKRVVGCPGDTLQIKDGVLHRNDEAVDEPFVKTDAGGDWGPYTVPPDRYFVMGDNRYDSADSRFIGPVPRKYVTAKAEVIYFSLTPTTCPKHGTPIARADDDWRCSGGGEEMRLGWDFEPVPPWRFDRRIRWSRMGKVVRLLR
- a CDS encoding glycosyltransferase family 2 protein → MTAPAVSAVVVSYNCADLLRAALASLLAQEVAGGLEVVVVDNASTDGSAAAAREAGAEVVALERNVGFAAANNVGARRARGELLLFANPDVEAPPGVVAALGDFLAKNPGAVAAGPSLVGRDGRLQRFCARKAPAALNLLFLVSGLEESRWAGSPLAHRYYPARYYERGPAPAEALAGAFMLVRRAAFDGVGGFDEGYFLYGEDVDLCRRLREAGGEIWYVPAGPVRHYTGGSRRTPDPVVVVESHRSAVRYARRWHGDLAAAAVRAVSKVSLWGRRLLFAAAGPLGEGARRRARFYADVLAEYRRRERVAPAP
- a CDS encoding oligosaccharide flippase family protein, yielding MTVREEGTESRALLAADAAKLWGAAIVEQLLAMVRGVIVPRYLGPALYGVLGALGLITKYGAYLQLGVTTAVGREVPYALKQGSSDHADRLAKVGYSFNLLTSAVPAAVVVIYALATWGRYVDVISWGLLAFAFLLITTRLETYFTTVFRARRQFGAAFLFTALKAVVLFGLVVGFLLIYGLYGVFIGLVIGGAVVAVMGTIWTRAGAGPWPDWSLMRKLLPIGLPLAGIGALGFLLQSIDRLMVIHFFTPRDVGHYILGVTVVTFVYFLPMNVGQAMAPRIYGLARDGDRRAFEEYLLEPSLFVTYLVASLGGLVLICMVPFIRYVLPAYGPSVPVVAALLVGITCQGGVQGAAYVLIALGRFRTIAVAQGVSLLLAFALIWLAVRSGWGLVGVAAGASTGLVTFACVVQFSAWRLMSQPLRTVPRAFGYLLLPPAAVAAGLFFAFYGGSLVVARLAPDAARTTADALNFVFRVTLFLPTVAAFGYYVERETGFVTKMWSLVKERLSARAK
- a CDS encoding transcription antitermination factor NusB, with amino-acid sequence MARETEEQAGAYSPRAAAVAALAAVRRGARLDLALELTVRGKLGRRDTSFAEELVKTVVRHRRLLDYQLERAATKSLRKVPAVVVDIMRVGAAELFFLNTPAYAAVDQAVAAVKASRYAGLAPFVNGVLRRVASRDAPAFPEGDDVARLAVAYSHPEWLVRRWLERLGPAEAEALLKADNEPAPLNVYANPARAGRDELAARLSAEGCGITDGPFGSLAVALGDKGLVELDAFREGLFAVLDPASSLGPRALAPPAGATVWDLCAGAGGKAVQLAWAVGPGGKVVAVDGNGRKLKACAAAAVRLGLGNIEIRKADVLKDELPRADYVFLDVPCTNLGVIRRKPDVKWRVREEDVAAAAATQEALLARAVDMLAPGGAVVYNVCSLEPEENEQVVENVTARTSVELVPCGSDEFGDVCDGSFLRTWPHRHRSNGGFAATLRRPR
- a CDS encoding SIS domain-containing protein; this translates as MTDETILDQPARYAEVDAGDAASLVRDLPEQLEEGEALGEAAAEPARGDLGRVAFLGVGGSGIVGRVLAAYSDPRSRLPVVAVREFHAPAWVDATTLAVAISYSGNTLETLTAAEEALTRGASLVAVTSGGRLEELARASSFPCVRIPADRPPRCSLGYMAGGLMGYFRASGPLEFPAAAAVASHLRECWRRWGFDVPAAENAAKALARALRAAGGAAVYGAGPLAAVAAERCRAELAENAKYYASGHSFPELSHNELVAFEAPNDVAKRLHVIVFRPAREADAEGRQVDAALELIAPVVHGVTEVRAAAEEDMAALFELIYFGDLASYYLSLLRGVDPTPVASIAKLKEKLGS